The Corallococcus exiguus genome includes a window with the following:
- a CDS encoding aquaporin produces the protein MPSSATPMDLRRRLVTEALGCGLVVVALEGSHHVAEHLGASATEGRLFMSLSCGAVLACLLWVLRPLSGAHLNPALTFADALGDRTPWREVPLYALAQLSGSLVGRLVAHRMCNEPLLLTARVPAADGARFLTEMVATFGLLVVVRGCVRTRPSATPLAIAGYVAATVWFTDSRSLANPALVLARAASAHVGVMSPWEVESFVAAQLLGAALAVFLFRWLLGSTPKPAPTAAVETVVFECAEAGPAHLAAALFNSLAHPDRARAVVSPPPGSGLDDGPPPAVETLIREANLRAAPLRDRNVPASHYVLIDVADHAPGMDARVRERWSLPALSLKEEAGAKALQAALRPRLHQLLARQGWERLHVVSGGPAPEGPRALT, from the coding sequence GTGCCCTCTTCCGCCACACCCATGGATTTGCGCCGCCGGCTGGTGACGGAAGCGCTGGGCTGCGGGCTGGTGGTGGTGGCGCTGGAGGGGTCGCACCACGTCGCGGAGCACCTGGGCGCGAGCGCCACGGAGGGACGCCTCTTCATGTCCCTGTCCTGCGGCGCGGTGCTGGCGTGCCTGTTGTGGGTGCTGCGTCCGCTGTCGGGCGCGCATTTGAATCCGGCGCTCACCTTCGCGGACGCGCTGGGGGACCGCACGCCCTGGCGCGAGGTGCCGCTGTACGCGCTGGCGCAGCTGTCCGGCAGCCTGGTGGGCAGGCTCGTGGCGCACCGCATGTGCAATGAGCCGCTGCTGCTCACCGCGAGGGTGCCCGCGGCGGACGGGGCGCGGTTCCTCACGGAGATGGTGGCCACGTTCGGGCTGCTGGTGGTGGTGCGAGGCTGCGTGCGTACGCGTCCGTCCGCGACGCCGCTGGCCATCGCGGGGTACGTGGCGGCGACAGTGTGGTTCACGGACTCGCGCTCGCTGGCGAACCCGGCGCTGGTGCTGGCGCGCGCGGCCAGCGCTCACGTGGGCGTGATGAGTCCGTGGGAGGTGGAGTCCTTCGTCGCGGCGCAGCTGTTGGGCGCGGCGCTGGCGGTGTTCCTCTTCCGGTGGCTCTTGGGCAGCACGCCGAAACCCGCCCCCACGGCGGCAGTGGAGACCGTCGTCTTCGAGTGCGCGGAAGCAGGGCCGGCGCACCTGGCCGCCGCCCTCTTCAACTCGCTGGCGCACCCGGACCGGGCGCGAGCGGTGGTGTCGCCGCCGCCGGGCTCGGGCCTGGATGACGGGCCGCCTCCCGCGGTGGAGACGCTGATTCGGGAGGCGAACCTGCGCGCCGCGCCCCTGCGAGACCGGAACGTGCCCGCGTCGCACTACGTCCTCATCGACGTCGCGGACCATGCCCCGGGCATGGACGCCCGCGTGCGCGAGCGCTGGTCACTTCCCGCGCTGTCGTTGAAGGAGGAGGCCGGAGCAAAGGCGCTCCAGGCGGCGCTGCGGCCGAGGCTGCACCAGCTCCTGGCGCGACAAGGTTGGGAGCGGCTGCACGTCGTCAGTGGCGGACCCGCCCCCGAAGGCCCTCGCGCCCTCACCTGA
- a CDS encoding MgtC/SapB family protein, whose translation MMEGLPPVVSWPPLQTLMRLTLALAVGLFVGLEREWRGKEAGLRTFGFAALLGGMGGLLGPNFALLSLALLGVLLCFLNWQSLRANGGAELTTSAALLVTGFAGVLCGLGHTVTPAAVGVTTAGLLAWKERMATFSHKITAEELRSAILLAILAFAIYPVLPSQPVDPWGLIEPRAAWVTVILIAAIGFVNYMLWKVFGTHGVEVTGFLGGLVNSTVTVAELANRVRETSGRLLDVAYRGVMLATAAMALRNAVLLGLLSFRALVDSAIPLVLILLSSTGLALMRSRVEATPSAEPPALPLKSPFSLPSALKFGLIFLALQVVGTVGQTLLGRWGFYAVSAVGGLVSSASAVASAASLCANGTISPTTAGVGAIIASLASAAINFILVARVSEQRSLTLRLGRALGVVMLLGLVGAFVQTRLPTFLPADAGGAELFKPHASEQPHAD comes from the coding sequence ATGATGGAAGGTCTTCCCCCCGTCGTCTCCTGGCCACCGCTGCAGACGTTGATGCGGCTGACGCTCGCGCTCGCGGTGGGCCTGTTCGTCGGGCTGGAGCGTGAGTGGCGTGGCAAGGAGGCCGGCCTGCGCACGTTCGGCTTCGCGGCGCTGCTGGGCGGCATGGGCGGCCTCCTGGGCCCGAACTTCGCGCTGCTCAGCCTCGCGCTGTTGGGCGTGCTGCTGTGCTTCCTCAACTGGCAGTCCCTGCGCGCCAACGGCGGCGCGGAGCTGACCACGTCCGCCGCGCTGCTCGTCACGGGCTTCGCCGGCGTGCTGTGCGGCCTGGGTCATACGGTGACGCCCGCGGCGGTGGGAGTGACGACGGCGGGCCTGCTCGCGTGGAAGGAGCGGATGGCCACCTTCAGCCACAAGATCACCGCCGAGGAGCTGCGCAGCGCCATCCTGCTGGCCATCCTCGCCTTCGCCATCTACCCGGTGCTGCCCTCGCAGCCGGTGGACCCGTGGGGCCTCATCGAGCCGCGCGCCGCGTGGGTGACCGTCATCCTCATCGCGGCCATCGGCTTCGTGAACTACATGCTGTGGAAGGTGTTCGGCACGCACGGCGTGGAGGTCACGGGGTTCCTGGGCGGGCTCGTCAACAGCACCGTCACCGTGGCGGAGCTGGCCAACCGCGTGCGCGAGACCTCCGGACGCCTGCTCGACGTGGCCTACCGGGGCGTGATGCTGGCCACCGCCGCCATGGCGCTGCGCAACGCCGTGCTGCTGGGGCTGCTCTCGTTCCGCGCGCTGGTGGACTCCGCCATCCCGCTGGTCCTCATCCTCCTGTCCAGCACGGGTCTGGCGCTGATGCGCTCGCGCGTGGAGGCCACGCCCAGCGCCGAGCCTCCCGCCCTGCCCCTGAAGTCGCCCTTCTCGCTGCCGTCCGCGCTGAAGTTCGGCCTCATCTTCCTGGCGCTCCAGGTGGTGGGCACCGTGGGCCAGACGCTGCTGGGCCGCTGGGGCTTCTACGCGGTGAGCGCCGTGGGCGGACTGGTGTCCAGCGCGTCCGCGGTGGCGTCCGCCGCGTCGCTGTGCGCCAACGGCACCATCTCCCCCACGACGGCAGGAGTGGGCGCCATCATCGCGTCGCTCGCCAGCGCCGCCATCAACTTCATCCTCGTGGCGCGCGTGTCGGAGCAGCGGTCGCTCACGCTGCGGCTGGGCCGCGCGCTGGGCGTGGTGATGCTGCTGGGGCTCGTGGGCGCGTTCGTGCAGACGCGGCTGCCCACGTTCCTTCCGGCGGACGCCGGAGGCGCGGAGCTGTTCAAGCCCCACGCCTCCGAACAGCCCCACGCGGACTAG
- a CDS encoding SH3 domain-containing protein, with the protein MKTFSIRAFGVAAFAIAGLTVGCGGAPEDMEAQPQDGTQVNAPAQEENNDRPVHAKYFRWVCNANTVGLRTSPGGAVYAQINYGEGVEVYSRDGNWMYVQRLSTGQWGWTDATYFCV; encoded by the coding sequence ATGAAGACGTTCTCGATCCGCGCGTTCGGCGTGGCTGCGTTCGCTATTGCCGGTCTGACGGTGGGCTGTGGTGGCGCGCCGGAGGACATGGAGGCGCAGCCGCAGGATGGTACGCAGGTGAACGCGCCTGCCCAGGAGGAGAACAACGACCGCCCGGTGCACGCGAAGTACTTCCGCTGGGTGTGCAACGCGAACACCGTGGGCCTGCGCACCTCGCCGGGCGGCGCCGTGTACGCGCAGATCAACTACGGCGAGGGCGTGGAGGTGTACAGCCGCGACGGCAACTGGATGTACGTGCAGCGCCTGTCCACCGGCCAGTGGGGCTGGACGGACGCGACCTACTTCTGCGTCTGA
- a CDS encoding sensor histidine kinase, with protein sequence MNGAAGGGSRNTASAPRRESALQRRLSLGDLLDLPSFTEVVKGFSDLYRVGIKVLDTRGNKLADVKVGHGDFCAYVFSFPDGRHACTAMVGRVKDGPVLPESGGRVADGDVSEAAGLIALTCFTGLRYVVMPVRWDGDLLGRVILGPFTPEELTDFPETLTSIHGLDLERAQELLGRVRRVPERTAAQVLGHFGQVLGALVASGQKAYLATHLHLESTLEVHRELEAQNARLLQANARLKELDRLKSTFLGTVSHELRTPLASILGYSEMMAEGLAGPLNPEQLQYVRTIVEKGETLLSMISSLLDLSQIEAGRLRLSMAPVDPGYVIQTAVSSVLPQAQRKGLELEVRLPHTPQPRLAGDLDKLRQVVVNLLANAVKFTPAGGRVKVTLSDAAMQQELGVPGYRISVEDTGVGIRAEEFERIFQSFYQVDGSSTREFGGAGLGLAIVKSLVEGHGGRVRVESEFGHGSRFIVQLPLHPPMQERGLTAAPPMTEPDRF encoded by the coding sequence ATGAACGGCGCGGCAGGCGGAGGATCCCGGAACACCGCGAGCGCGCCCCGGCGTGAGTCCGCGCTCCAGCGCCGGCTGTCGCTGGGGGACCTGCTGGACCTGCCGTCCTTCACGGAGGTGGTGAAGGGCTTCAGCGACCTGTACCGCGTGGGCATCAAGGTGTTGGACACGCGCGGCAACAAGCTGGCGGACGTGAAGGTGGGCCACGGCGACTTCTGCGCCTACGTCTTCTCCTTCCCGGATGGACGCCACGCGTGCACCGCCATGGTGGGCCGGGTGAAGGACGGCCCCGTGCTGCCGGAGTCCGGCGGGCGCGTGGCGGACGGAGACGTCTCCGAGGCTGCGGGCCTCATCGCGCTCACCTGCTTCACCGGCCTGCGCTACGTGGTGATGCCGGTGCGCTGGGACGGCGACCTGCTGGGCCGGGTCATCCTGGGGCCCTTCACGCCAGAGGAGCTGACGGACTTCCCGGAGACGCTCACCAGCATCCACGGCCTGGACCTGGAGCGCGCGCAGGAGCTGCTGGGCCGCGTGCGTCGCGTACCGGAGCGCACCGCCGCGCAGGTGCTGGGCCACTTTGGTCAGGTGCTGGGCGCGCTCGTGGCCAGCGGGCAGAAGGCGTACCTGGCCACGCACCTGCATCTGGAGTCCACGCTGGAGGTGCACCGCGAACTGGAGGCGCAGAACGCGCGGCTGCTCCAGGCGAACGCGCGGCTGAAGGAATTGGACCGGCTGAAGTCCACCTTCCTGGGCACGGTGAGCCACGAGCTGCGCACGCCGCTCGCGTCCATCCTGGGCTACTCGGAGATGATGGCGGAGGGGCTGGCGGGGCCGCTCAACCCGGAGCAGCTCCAGTACGTGCGCACCATCGTGGAGAAGGGCGAGACGCTCCTCTCGATGATCTCCTCGCTGCTGGACCTGAGCCAGATTGAAGCCGGGCGTCTGCGCCTGTCCATGGCGCCGGTGGACCCTGGCTACGTCATCCAGACGGCGGTCTCCAGCGTGCTGCCGCAGGCGCAGCGCAAGGGCCTGGAGCTGGAGGTGCGGCTGCCGCACACGCCGCAGCCCCGGCTGGCGGGTGACTTGGACAAGCTGCGCCAGGTGGTGGTGAACCTGCTGGCCAACGCGGTGAAGTTCACGCCCGCGGGCGGCCGGGTGAAGGTGACGCTGTCGGACGCGGCGATGCAGCAGGAGCTGGGCGTGCCCGGCTACCGCATCAGCGTGGAGGACACCGGCGTGGGCATCCGCGCCGAGGAGTTCGAGCGCATCTTCCAGAGCTTCTACCAGGTGGACGGCAGCTCCACGCGCGAGTTCGGCGGCGCGGGACTGGGCCTGGCCATCGTGAAGAGCCTGGTGGAGGGCCATGGCGGCCGGGTGCGCGTGGAGAGCGAGTTCGGCCACGGCTCGCGCTTCATCGTCCAGCTGCCGCTGCACCCGCCCATGCAGGAGCGCGGATTGACGGCCGCGCCTCCCATGACGGAGCCGGACCGCTTCTAA
- a CDS encoding GTP-binding protein — translation MQLNHAQRELTLKIVYYGPGLSGKTTNLRKLHARARPDVRGRLLSVDTHDDRTLFFDLLPVFFSTSTGFKVKVKLFTVPGQVIHNATRRVVLQGADAVVFIADSRRGAAQENNAYWRNLQENLREMELDPTQVPVVIQFNKRDLPDSLTDEELAEVQRRGSQPVVGSVAVRGEGVVETFHAVVQTAWRALEGRAQLSRNVGLSEEEFLGQIFRHIDLSGTALEGRYGPGAMPGGRESGRAP, via the coding sequence TTGCAACTCAACCACGCCCAGCGCGAGCTGACGCTCAAGATCGTCTATTACGGCCCCGGGTTGAGCGGGAAGACGACGAACTTGCGCAAGCTGCACGCGCGGGCGCGGCCGGACGTGCGAGGGCGCCTCCTGTCGGTGGATACCCACGACGACCGGACGCTCTTCTTCGACCTGCTGCCTGTCTTCTTCTCCACCTCCACGGGCTTCAAGGTGAAGGTGAAGCTCTTCACCGTGCCCGGTCAGGTCATCCACAACGCCACGCGGCGGGTGGTGCTGCAGGGCGCGGACGCGGTGGTCTTCATCGCGGACAGCCGGCGCGGGGCGGCGCAGGAGAACAACGCCTACTGGCGCAACCTGCAGGAGAACCTGCGGGAGATGGAGCTGGATCCCACGCAGGTGCCGGTGGTCATCCAGTTCAACAAGCGCGACCTGCCCGACAGCCTCACGGACGAGGAGCTGGCGGAGGTGCAGCGCCGGGGCAGCCAGCCGGTGGTGGGCTCCGTGGCCGTGCGAGGCGAGGGCGTGGTGGAGACCTTCCACGCCGTGGTGCAGACGGCCTGGCGCGCGCTGGAGGGCCGGGCGCAGCTGTCGCGCAACGTGGGCTTGAGCGAGGAAGAGTTCCTGGGGCAGATCTTCCGTCACATCGACCTGAGCGGCACGGCGCTGGAGGGGCGGTACGGCCCTGGCGCCATGCCTGGCGGCAGGGAGAGCGGGAGGGCGCCATGA
- a CDS encoding GNAT family N-acetyltransferase has product MTMKQVDPGIEVAAPTPVLDGATLPNEMVTGVKFGPPTDEDLTTVSALRANSEPWKGRGESQEESLKALTQLKPFIHVARLQSQVVGYVTVERDGPVPGAAYLRNIVVKPELRRHGLGAMLLDKALDAARDMYRKTIALRVDPANAPAVGFYRKAGFTTVATVVSKKSGKLRLLMSREL; this is encoded by the coding sequence ATGACGATGAAGCAGGTGGACCCTGGCATCGAGGTGGCGGCCCCCACGCCGGTGCTGGACGGAGCGACGCTCCCCAACGAAATGGTGACCGGGGTCAAATTCGGTCCGCCCACCGACGAGGACCTGACGACGGTGTCGGCCCTGCGCGCCAACTCCGAGCCCTGGAAGGGGCGGGGTGAGTCGCAGGAGGAGAGCCTCAAGGCCCTCACCCAGCTGAAGCCCTTCATCCACGTGGCGCGGCTCCAGAGCCAGGTGGTGGGCTACGTGACGGTGGAGCGCGACGGTCCGGTGCCGGGCGCGGCCTACCTGCGCAACATCGTGGTGAAGCCGGAGCTGCGGCGCCACGGCCTGGGCGCCATGCTGCTCGACAAGGCGCTGGACGCGGCGCGCGACATGTACCGCAAGACCATCGCCCTGCGCGTGGATCCTGCGAACGCGCCCGCGGTGGGCTTCTACCGCAAGGCGGGCTTCACCACGGTGGCCACGGTGGTCTCCAAGAAGTCCGGCAAGCTGCGGCTCCTGATGTCGCGCGAGCTGTAG
- a CDS encoding type IV pilus twitching motility protein PilT translates to MKPLAELLRHLSRPGITELALASGRPPMVRGANGYEPVDPGALSTDELVKALQAMVGMARASSVSETPVQWTVNATGLGSLNIAAVRRGELMNVRLTRSAEGAAAAAAPATAAAPAAPAAPTRTPYAGMPAVSAQAAPTRTPYAGVPAVSAPVDARATQPGGMGAGAAARGVPVSAAPHAGAPSHAGAGGYASAPAHAGAAAHAGAAAHAGAAAHAGAASHSTASANPPARIIPISRATSAPGRDLTVLLEQARSMGASDLHLVAGRPPLLRLAGELLPQDTPLSPETVERLLLPIIPERLRHVLEKDGSVDFALDSEETGRFRVNVCRQRTGLKGTFRVIPREIPTLESLGLPADIAKATHHHQGLIVLTGPSGHGKTSTLAALVDIINRETTHHVLTVEDPVEYVHPRKRALISQREVGTSTRTFASALKGSLREDPDVIVVGELRDTETVRMALAASETGHLLISTMNTPSAAKTIDRLIDLFPPADQQQVRLSLSSGLRLIVSQRLMPSTDGKSLVAAAEVLTGSVALGNLIRDNKTYQIPSLQQRGKSLGIIRFEDSLADLARSGKATLETVKGFAENPDEIEAMVTGKRPGAAPTVPPPATAQEGARMLSKVGSLLGKKGA, encoded by the coding sequence ATGAAACCGCTCGCGGAACTGCTGCGTCATCTCTCGCGTCCTGGAATCACCGAGCTGGCCCTGGCCAGTGGCCGTCCTCCGATGGTGCGCGGCGCCAACGGTTACGAGCCCGTCGATCCAGGCGCCCTCTCCACCGATGAGCTCGTGAAGGCCCTCCAGGCGATGGTGGGCATGGCGCGCGCGTCCTCTGTGTCGGAGACGCCGGTGCAATGGACGGTGAACGCCACCGGCCTGGGTTCCCTCAACATCGCCGCGGTGCGCCGGGGCGAGCTGATGAACGTGCGCCTCACGCGAAGCGCGGAAGGCGCGGCGGCCGCCGCGGCTCCAGCGACCGCGGCGGCTCCGGCGGCGCCTGCCGCGCCCACGCGGACGCCCTACGCGGGAATGCCGGCCGTGTCCGCCCAGGCGGCGCCCACGCGCACGCCCTACGCGGGAGTGCCCGCGGTCTCCGCGCCCGTGGACGCGCGGGCCACGCAGCCAGGTGGAATGGGTGCGGGAGCCGCCGCGCGCGGAGTTCCTGTCAGCGCGGCCCCTCACGCGGGCGCTCCTTCACACGCAGGCGCGGGCGGATACGCGAGTGCGCCTGCCCACGCGGGTGCTGCGGCCCATGCAGGTGCGGCGGCCCATGCAGGCGCTGCTGCTCATGCAGGCGCTGCGTCCCACTCCACTGCCAGCGCGAATCCCCCCGCGCGGATCATCCCCATCTCGCGCGCGACATCCGCTCCGGGCCGCGACCTGACCGTGCTGCTGGAGCAGGCGCGCAGCATGGGCGCCAGCGACCTGCACCTGGTGGCCGGACGGCCTCCGCTGCTGCGCCTGGCCGGGGAGCTGCTGCCGCAGGACACGCCGCTGTCCCCGGAGACGGTGGAGCGGCTGCTGCTACCCATCATCCCGGAGCGGCTGCGCCACGTGCTGGAGAAGGACGGCAGCGTGGACTTCGCGCTGGACTCCGAGGAGACCGGCCGCTTCCGCGTCAACGTGTGCCGCCAGCGCACGGGCCTCAAGGGCACCTTCCGCGTCATCCCCCGCGAAATCCCCACCCTGGAGTCGCTGGGCCTGCCCGCGGACATCGCCAAGGCCACGCACCACCACCAGGGCCTCATCGTGCTCACCGGTCCATCCGGCCACGGCAAGACGAGCACGCTCGCGGCGCTGGTGGACATCATCAACCGTGAAACGACGCACCACGTGCTCACCGTGGAGGACCCGGTGGAGTACGTGCACCCGCGCAAGCGCGCCCTCATCAGCCAGCGCGAGGTGGGCACCAGCACCCGCACCTTCGCCAGCGCCCTCAAGGGCAGCCTCCGCGAGGACCCGGACGTCATCGTCGTGGGCGAGCTGCGCGACACGGAGACCGTGCGCATGGCGCTCGCCGCCAGCGAAACGGGCCACCTGCTCATCAGCACCATGAACACGCCCAGCGCGGCGAAGACCATCGACCGGCTCATCGACCTCTTCCCGCCGGCGGACCAGCAGCAGGTGCGGCTGTCACTCTCCAGCGGCCTGCGCCTCATCGTCAGCCAGCGACTGATGCCCAGCACGGACGGCAAGTCCCTGGTCGCCGCCGCCGAGGTGCTCACCGGCTCCGTGGCCCTGGGCAACCTCATCCGCGACAACAAGACGTACCAGATCCCCTCCCTCCAGCAGCGCGGCAAGTCGCTGGGCATCATCCGCTTCGAGGACTCGCTCGCGGACCTGGCCCGCTCCGGCAAGGCGACGCTGGAGACGGTGAAGGGCTTCGCGGAGAACCCGGACGAAATCGAAGCCATGGTGACGGGCAAGCGGCCCGGCGCCGCTCCCACCGTGCCCCCGCCCGCCACCGCCCAGGAGGGCGCGCGGATGCTGTCCAAGGTGGGCTCACTGCTTGGCAAGAAGGGCGCCTGA
- a CDS encoding type IV pilus twitching motility protein PilT, which yields MTDTPRIAAWFDVLLDKKGSDLHLGVGYPPLGRIRGELMPLREEALTTEELESLLFEICSPEQKRQITEELDLDFAYGYGTKARFRANYFYRMTGIGAVFRTIPSKVLSLEDLKTPEVVRKMADRRSGLVLVTGPTGSGKSTTLAGMINHINKTRPAHVLTVEDPVEFVHESLKSQVTHREVGPHASSFATAIRSAGREDPNVILIGELRTNETMKLALQLASFGVLVFATVHTNSAPATIDRIINSFPADEQGQVRGMLAESLAGIVAQQLIKTADGKGRVAALEILVGSAAIAAMIREGKVFQIASKMQAGQNQGMQTLDMHLERLVKDDVILPEAALEKAQDKENFVKVIQRLKPDWQVPETLKA from the coding sequence ATGACGGACACCCCTCGCATCGCCGCCTGGTTTGACGTCCTGCTCGACAAGAAGGGCAGCGACCTGCACCTGGGCGTGGGCTACCCGCCCCTGGGCCGCATCCGCGGCGAGCTCATGCCCCTGCGCGAAGAAGCCCTCACCACCGAAGAGCTGGAGTCGTTGCTCTTCGAGATCTGCTCGCCCGAACAGAAGCGGCAGATAACGGAGGAGCTGGACCTGGACTTCGCCTACGGCTACGGCACCAAGGCCCGCTTCCGCGCCAACTACTTCTACCGGATGACTGGCATTGGCGCCGTGTTCCGCACCATCCCCAGCAAGGTGCTGTCGCTGGAGGACCTGAAGACGCCGGAGGTGGTGCGCAAGATGGCGGACCGCCGCAGCGGGCTGGTGCTGGTGACGGGCCCCACGGGCTCGGGCAAGTCCACGACGCTCGCCGGGATGATCAACCACATCAACAAGACGCGCCCGGCGCACGTGCTCACCGTCGAGGACCCGGTGGAGTTCGTGCACGAATCGCTCAAGTCCCAGGTCACCCACCGCGAGGTGGGCCCGCACGCCTCCAGCTTCGCCACCGCCATCCGCTCCGCCGGCCGTGAAGACCCCAACGTCATCCTCATCGGCGAGCTCCGCACCAACGAGACGATGAAGCTGGCGCTCCAGCTGGCCAGCTTCGGCGTGCTCGTCTTCGCCACGGTGCACACCAACAGCGCCCCCGCCACCATCGACCGCATCATCAACTCCTTCCCCGCGGACGAGCAGGGTCAGGTGCGCGGCATGCTCGCGGAGTCGCTGGCCGGCATCGTCGCCCAGCAGCTCATCAAGACCGCGGACGGCAAGGGCCGCGTCGCCGCGCTCGAAATCCTGGTGGGCAGCGCCGCCATCGCCGCCATGATTCGCGAGGGCAAGGTGTTCCAGATCGCCTCCAAGATGCAGGCCGGCCAGAACCAGGGCATGCAGACCCTGGACATGCACCTGGAGCGGCTGGTGAAGGACGACGTCATCCTCCCCGAGGCCGCCCTGGAGAAAGCCCAGGACAAGGAGAATTTCGTGAAGGTCATCCAGCGGCTGAAGCCGGACTGGCAGGTGCCGGAGACGCTGAAGGCCTGA
- a CDS encoding DUF5684 domain-containing protein, whose product MDQQQIEMMQQMQDQQAAGPGPLFWIIYLAFIGLTIAGLWKTFAKAGQPGWAAIVPFYNIYVMTQIVGRPAWWVVLALLPCVNIIALFIIGIDMAKSFGKGTGFGIGLALLGPVFYAILGFGDAQYQGPAASGGGMAAA is encoded by the coding sequence ATGGATCAGCAGCAGATTGAGATGATGCAGCAGATGCAGGACCAGCAGGCGGCGGGCCCGGGTCCGCTGTTCTGGATCATCTACCTGGCGTTCATCGGCCTGACGATTGCCGGCCTGTGGAAGACGTTCGCCAAGGCGGGCCAGCCCGGCTGGGCGGCCATCGTGCCGTTCTACAACATCTATGTGATGACCCAGATCGTCGGCCGTCCGGCGTGGTGGGTGGTGCTGGCGCTCCTGCCGTGTGTGAACATCATCGCGCTGTTCATCATCGGCATCGACATGGCGAAGTCGTTCGGCAAGGGCACGGGCTTCGGCATCGGCCTGGCGCTGCTCGGCCCGGTCTTCTACGCCATCCTCGGCTTCGGCGACGCGCAGTACCAGGGCCCGGCCGCCTCCGGCGGTGGCATGGCCGCGGCGTAG